The following are encoded together in the Mus musculus strain NOD/MrkTac chromosome 17 genomic contig, GRCm38.p6 alternate locus group NOD/MrkTac MMCHR17_NOD_IDD1 genome:
- the Olfr98 gene encoding olfactory receptor 98 — protein sequence MNCSQAPTFILLGLSSDAEKWQPLFSIFLVLYLLGLLGNLLLLLAIGTDVHLHTPMYFFLSQLSLVDLCFITTTAPKMLEALWTGDGSISFSGCLTQLYFFAVFADMDNLLLAVMAIDRYAAICHPLLYPLLMTPCRCRVLVSGSWGVAHCVSLTHTLLFSKLYFHNNQEIPHFFCDFGPLLLLSCSDTYLNESLMMALSGLLAISAFLCIVSSYGCIFYAVAKVPSAQGKRKALATCSSHLSVVLLFYSTVFATYLKPPSSSHSSQEVVAAVMYTLVTPTLNPFIYSLRNKDVKSSLRRILNMVKSQD from the coding sequence ATGAACTGCAGTCAGGCTCCTACATTCATCCTCTTGGGACTGTCTAGTGATGCAGAGAAATGGCAGCCCCTCTTTAGCATCTTCCTTGTTCTCTACTTGCTGGGCCTTTTAGGGAACCTGCTACTTCTGTTAGCTATTGGCACTGATGTCCACCTCCACACCCCCATGTATTTCTTCCTCAGTCAGCTCTCACTCGTGGATCTTTGCTTCATCACCACCACAGCCCCTAAAATGCTGGAGGCTCTGTGGACTGGAGATGGATCAATCTCATTCTCTGGATGCCTGACTCAGTTGTACTTCTTTGCTGTTTTTGCTGACATGGATAACCTGCTTCTAGCAGTCATGGCTATTGACCGCTATGCTGCTATCTGCCACCCACTGCTGTACCCACTTCTAATGACTCCTTGTAGATGTAGAGTTCTGGTCAGTGGGTCATGGGGAGTAGCTCATTGTGTGTCTCTGACCCATACTTTGTTGTTCTCTAAGTTATATTTTCATAACAATCAAGAGATTCCTCATTTTTTCTGTGACTTTGGGCCTCTCTTATTGCTTTCCTGCTCTGATACATACCTCAATGAGAGTCTGATGATGGCTTTGAGTGGACTTTTAGCAATCAGTGCATTTCTCTGCATTGTAAGTTCTTATGGTTGTATTTTTTATGCTGTGGCTAAGGTTCCATCAGCACAGGGGAAACGGAAAGCCCTGGCCACATGTAGTTCCCACCTCTCTGTAGTCCTCCTTTTCTACAGCACAGTCTTTGCTACCTACCTGAAGCCCCCATCTAGTTCTCACTCCTCTCAGGAGGTGGTAGCTGCTGTCATGTATACTCTGGTAACACCCACTCTGAACCCCTTCATTTATAGTCTGAGAAACAAGGATGTTAAGAGTTCATTGAGAAGGATCTTGAACATGGTGAAATCTCAGGACTAA
- the H2-M3 gene encoding histocompatibility 2, M region locus 3 precursor: MGSSSNRALLHMVVVSLAVTQTGSGSHSLRYFHTAVSRPGRGEPQYISVGYVDDVQFQRCDSIEEIPRMEPRAPWMEKERPEYWKELKLKVKNIAQSARANLRTLLRYYNQSEGGSHILQWMVSCEVGPDMRLLGAHYQAAYDGSDYITLNEDLSSWTAVDMVSQITKSRLESAGTAEYFRAYVEGECLELLHRFLRNGKEILQRADPPKAHVAHHPRPKGDVTLRCWALGFYPADITLTWQKDEEDLTQDMELVETRPSGDGTFQKWAAVVVPSGEEQRYTCYVHHEGLTEPLALKWGRSSQSSVVIMVIVASLVLLGGVITIVVVCKRRGAGER; encoded by the exons ATGGGGTCCTCAAGCAACCGCGCTCTCCTGCACATGGTGGTGGTCTCTTTGGCTGTTACCCAAACAGGTTCTG GCTCACATTCACTGCGCTATTTCCACACTGCGGTGTCACGGCCGGGCCGTGGGGAGCCCCAGTATATCTCTGTGGGCTATGTTGACGACGTGCAGTTTCAGCGCTGTGATAGCATTGAGGAAATTCCGAGGATGGAACCTCGTGCACCTTGGATGGAGAAGGAAAGACCAGAGTACTGGAAGGAGCTGAAACTCAAGGTCAAGAATATTGCACAAAGTGCCAGAGCAAACCTTCGGACCCTGCTCCGCTACTACAACCAGAGTGAAGGCG GCTCTCACATCCTGCAGTGGATGGTTTCCTGTGAGGTAGGGCCAGACATGCGCCTTCTTGGAGCCCACTATCAGGCTGCGTATGATGGCTCAGATTACATCACCCTGAATGAAGACCTGAGCTCCTGGACTGCAGTGGACATGGTGTCTCAGATCACGAAGAGCCGTTTAGAGTCAGCTGGCACAGCAGAGTACTTCAGGGCCTATGTGGAGGGAGAGTGCCTGGAGCTGCTCCACAGATTCCTGCGGAATGGCAAGGAGATTCTTCAGCGAGCAG ATCCCCCAAAGGCACATGTGGCCCATCACCCGAGACCCAAAGGTGATGTTACCTTGAGGTGCTGGGCTCTGGGCTTCTACCCTGCTGACATCACCCTGACCTGGCAGAAGGATGAAGAGGACCTGACCCAGGACATGGAGCTTGTGGAAACGAGGCCTTCAGGGGATGGAACCTTCCAGAAGTGGGCAGCTGTGGTGGTGCCTTCTGGAGAGGAGCAGAGATACACATGTTATGTGCACCATGAGGGGCTAACCGAGCCCCTTGCCCTGAAATGGG GAAGATCGTCTCAATCATCTGTCGTCATCATGGTCATCGTTGCTAGTCTGGTTCTCCTGGGAGGTGTGATCACTATTGTTGTGGTGTGCAAGAGGAGGGGTGCAG GGGAAAGATGA
- the Olfr99 gene encoding olfactory receptor 99 yields the protein MNCSQAPTLILLGLSSDAEKWQPLFSIFLVIYLLGLLGNLLLLLAIGTDVHLHTPMYFFLSQLSFVDLCFITTTAPKMLEALWTGDGSISFSGCLTQLYFFAVFADMDNLLLAVMAIDRYAAICHPLRYSALMTPFRCGVLVSGSWGVTNCVSLTHTLLLSKLYFHTNQEIPHFFCEFGPLLLLSCSDTHLNKILVIILVGILGISAVLCIVSSYGCIFYAVAKVPSAQGKRKALSTCSSHLSVVLLFYSTVFATYLKPPSSSRSSEEVVAAVMYSLVTPTLNPFIYSLRNKDVKSSLRRILNME from the coding sequence ATGAACTGCAGTCAGGCTCCTACATTAATCCTCTTGGGACTGTCTAGTGATGCAGAGAAATGGCAGCCCCTCTTTAGCATCTTCCTTGTTATCTACTTGCTGGGTCTCTTAGGGAACCTGCTACTTTTGTTAGCTATTGGCACTGATGTCCACCTCCACACCCCCATGTATTTCTTCCTCAGTCAGCTCTCATTTGTGGATCTTTGCTTCATCACCACCACAGCCCCTAAAATGCTGGAGGCTCTGTGGACTGGAGATGGATCAATCTCATTCTCTGGATGCCTAACTCAGTTGTACTTCTTTGCTGTTTTTGCTGACATGGATAACCTGCTTCTAGCAGTCATGGCTATTGACAGGTATGCCGCTATCTGTCATCCACTGCGCTACTCAGCTCTCATGACTCCTTTTAGATGTGGGGTTCTAGTCAGTGGGTCATGGGGAGTAACTAATTGTGTGTCTCTGACCCATACTTTGTTGCTCTCTAAGTTATATTTCCATACCAATCAAGAGATTCCTCATTTTTTCTGTGAATTTGGGCCTCTCTTATTGCTTTCCTGCTCAGATACTCACCTCAATAAAATCCTGGTgataattttggttggaattttaGGAATCAGTGCGGTTCTCTGCATTGTAAGTTCTTATGGTTGTATTTTTTATGCTGTGGCTAAGGTTCCATCAGCACAGGGGAAAAGGAAAGCATTGTCCACGTGCAGTTCCCACCTCTCTGTAGTCCTCCTTTTCTACAGCACAGTCTTTGCTACCTACCTGAAGCCCCCATCTAGTTCTCGTTCCTCTGAGGAGGTGGTAGCTGCTGTCATGTATTCTCTCGTAACTCCCACTCTGAATCCCTTCATTTATAGTCTGAGAAATAAGGATGTTAAAAGTTCATTGAGGAGAATCCTAAACATGGAGTAG